The Rhodococcus sp. ABRD24 genome contains the following window.
CCTCGACGCGTTGGCGCGACTTGGTGCGAGGCCGGACCGCGTACTCATCGCAGACGGCCCGCTGGCCGCCGGCTTGTCGACCACCGCCGCATGAGAAAGCCCCCAACAGGTGCAACCGGCGAAAGCCGAGTCTGAGCGTCCGACCCACACGAGCATCCAACCCAGAGAGGAAGCGACGCATGCCCGGGAGTACGGAACAGGTCGCGCCCTTGCAGGACGGCCACACCGAACTATGCGCCACCATCGGTAGCGAACCGTGCAGAGTTGCTCACGGACTCTGCGGCCGGCAGCAGGTCGACCATGACGACCAGATGTTCTGGCGCACACAGACACTCGGTGAACCAGGGCAGCCGCGCAGGGCGACCGGAGCTCATGAGGCCGAGCATGAGGACAGCGAACAACGCGTCAGCCACACGGCGCGCGATGCCAGGCTGTACCCCCGGACCAACTACGGACGCCGCCTAGCCGCGGTCACTACTGCCGATGCAGAGGAATCCAGCCACCCCGACCATGACGGACAGAGTCGTCGCCGCTGCCGCCCACTGCCCGATGAACGAGCCGAGAACCAGAATCGACATGAGGGTCCCGGCGACACCGAGGGTAAGCAGTACACCACCTACGGCAACCGCAGCGTTTCGTTTCATTTCGCCCCACCCTCCGCTTGTACCTTCGATCCCCAACCGACCGTAGCGATCGCGTCGATTCGCCGTCCGCCCCGACCTCCGACACTGGGGTGAGGGCTGATGCCTCGTACATACCCCGCAAAGCGGAGCCGGACGGCGACCGAGGTGGACTTGGTCCGGACGATCGCCGTATCGATGGCTGCCGGTGGTGTAGCCATTCTCGACATCCCGCGTCCATGCACAGTGTGTTTGGTCCCGATATCGCTCGGTCAACGGGTCATCGACGGGCAGATCTTCCCGCTGCACGCGAGGTGCGCCGATGCAGGGGAGGCCATGCCCTGAGGGCACCATCGTCCAGATTGACGCCTTGTGCGCGTGAAACCAGCACTCAGTGGATCGCGCCGTTGGTGTAACTGCTTCCAGACCAACCACACTCACCGACCTGCGGCACACGCTGCGCCAGACTTCTCGTCGATGGCGCACCCCCGAGCGTTTGTGCCGCACACTTCGGCAGCATTCCCCAGTGCGCCGGAGTGAACGCGCCCCGCTGACGTATCCCCTGCGTCGGCGGGGCGCACCCCTCAACACTTCCCTCTCGATCGAGGCCAGCGGGGCCCGCCTCAAACGCAACAGCACACCAAGGACACTAAAGTCGGGTCCTATGGCAAGTACGTGGGGCAGGATCGGCAGAAAACTCGGCAGCTACGCCGTCGAGCAGGGAACCGAACTGCTCCGACAGCTGCAGAAGACCGAGCCGGTCAAACGCGCCACGGAGGCGATCACGGGTCCACCGCATCCCACGGTTCCGGCAGGTCGCCCGGTCACCCGGAACTCGTCGCCGACGGCGCATCGGGCCCGCCGCGTCGAATACTCCCCCAGCCTGGACGGACAGGCCGACCCCGGTGAGGTGGTCTGGACCTGGGTGGCCTTCGAAGACGATCCGGCGCAAGGCAAGGACCGGCCGGTGCTCGTCGTCGGACGTGACGGACCCACCCTGCTCGGGTTGATGCTGTCGTCGAACAGCGAGCGCGACGAAGATCGCAACTGGCTCGCGCTGGGCAAGGGCCCGTGGGATACCGGAAACCGTCCAAGCTGGATCCGCTTGGATCGCATCCTCGACGTCCCCGAGGCCGGCATCCGGCGCGAGGGCGCGATTCTCGAGCGGGCCCGGTTCGACGCTGTCGCCACCCGCCTGCGCGCGGACTACAGCTGGACCTGACATCGGGCCCTCCTCGAACGAGCACCCCCGAACACAACCGTCCTCGTGACGGTCAGTTGTTGTGAAGACGTCAGTCGTTGAGTCGGTTGTAGCGTCCGAACAGTGCCCGGTAGACCACTGCACCGAGGGCTCCGCCGATCAGCGGGAACACGATGAACAGCCACAGCTGCCCCATAGCGCCGGGCTGGTACGGGGCAACAGCGATGCTGCGGGCCGGGTTGACGGACGTGTTGTCGATCGGAATCGAGATCAGGTGGATCACCGCGAGGGTGAATCCGATCGACACCCCCGCGAGTGGAACGTCGGAAAGCTGATCGGTGGAAGCCAGCACCACGAACACCAGCAGTGCGGTCAACAGGATCTCCACCGTCATCGCGGCACCGATCCCGTAGCCGGACTCGACCAGCCGGCCGAGGGGTCCGCTCTCGGCGGACGGACTGTGCGCGCCCCAGCCATTCGCAGCCAGGCCGTTCTCGGTGCGGTTGTAGCTCGGAAGACTCTGCGCGATGGCATAGACGGCCAGACCCGCGGCCAGACCGCCGATCACCTGAACCGCGACGTAAATGCCGGCTTTGACCGCCGAGATCCGTCCCAGAATAAAGTGCCCCAGCGTCACCGCCGGATTGACATGGCAGCCCGAGATAGGGCCGATCGAGTAGACCAGGAACATCAGGGTCAGGCCGAACGCGAGTGCGATTCCCAGTTGACCTACACCGGAACCAGAGAACACCGCAGTGCCCACCGCGGCAAACACCAGAACGAATGTGCCAATTCCCTCCGCCAGGTACTTCTTGAGGTCCGAAATCGGCTCTTTCTCGGCAACTTCCTGCGCTGTAGACATACACCCACCTCTCGATCCCGGGAATCAGCTGTGTGAATCAATCGGGACCCTACGGACAGACCGGTAGTTTCACAGCAGATTCGGATACGTCCGGGCCGATCTCACCCCGCAGTTTGGGATCGCCGCGCGATTGCTGGTAGTGTCGGCCGTCGGCACTTCCATGTGCCCAGAGCTTTTCGACAGTAACCAGCAAAGACGACAGGATTTTACGCGTGGCCAACATCAAGTCCCAGGTGAAGCGGATCCGCACCAACGAGCGCAACCGACTCCGCAACCAGTCGGTCAAGTCCTCGCTGCGCACGGCGATCCGTTCCTTCCGCGAGGCCGCGGCAGCCGGTGACAAGGACAAGGCCAACGAGCTCCTCGTCTCCACCAGCCGCAAGCTCGACAAGGCAGCCAGCAAGGGTGTCATCCACTCCAACCAGGCAGCCAACAAGAAGTCGGCGCTCGCGCAGGTCGCCAACTCTCTCTGACAAGTTTCTGACGGTTCAACCGTCGCAAGCTCTGTAGAAGTAGCCCCCGATCATCGATCGGGGGCTACTTCGTTTGCGCCCTGAGCCTCGTTTGCACCCCGAGCCGTCCGTCCCGAACCTCCGCAGGACGCCCAAGTCGGCGAGCGAGCGACCGGCACGGATTCAGTTGCTGCCGTGGAGCTCCACGACGCGCTGCACCGCCCACTCGACTGCATAGTCCGCGTCAGCGGCCTGACCCTTCACGTCGGCGTTGAGCTTGGCCACCACCTGGAGTGCCTCACCGATCGACACCGGATCCCAGCCGCGCGCCTGTCCCTGCGCCTTCTTGATCTTCCATGGCGGCAGGCCGAGGTCCGACGCCATCCGGAACGGATCGCCCCGCCCCGCGGAACCCACCCGCGCGATCGTGTGGACTGCATCCGCCAGCGCATCAGCGAGCAGCACGTGCGCGACACCGCGGTGCATTGCCCACCGGAGAGCCTCCATCGCACCCCGCCGGTCGCCAGCGACCGCCTTGTCCGCGACGTCGAATCCGGACACCTCCGCCTTGCCCGAGTAGTAGCGCTGCACTGCGGCGGTATCGATCTTGCCGCCGGTGTCGGCGACGAGTTGCGAACAGGCGGCAGCGAGCTCACGGAGGTCGGATCCGACGGCCTCGACAACCACCTGGAGAACTTCGGGTGAGACTCGCACGCCCGCGGCGCGGAACTCACCGCGTACGAAGTCGACTCGATCACCGGACTTGAGCTTTGCGCACTGGTGCACCGTCGCCCCGCACTTCTGCAGAACGCCCGCCATGGCCTTCGCGCGTCCGGCGCCGGAATGCAAAACCACCAGAACGACGCCCTCCGGCAGATCCGCGGCTGCATCCTGGACGAGCGTCACCGCGTCCTTACCCGCCTCGGCTGCCGCTTCGAGCACCACCACACGGTCCTCCGCGAACAGTGACGGACTGAGTAGCTCCGCCAGTTCGGGCGCACTCGCATCGCCCGCTCGCAGCCTCGAGACGGGGACGTCCTCGCTGGCGGATCCCGCAGCGGCACGGACTGCTCCGACGACGGACGCGACCGCTCGCTCCACCAGCAGTTCCTCGTCACCGAGTACGAGGTGGAGCGGTTCGGGCCGAGATGAGGTGCTCACCGGACGATAGTCCCATGGGAACGCCCCACCACGGCAAGTGCCCCGGACCCCGACCGGACCAACGCCACATCACCATGCCGGTCAGTGCGCATCGTGACTGCACCCAGGGCGTCGAGCTGCCGGACTATGCCCGCATGGGGGTGACCGAACGAGTTTCCGGCGCCGACACTGACCAGCGCCACCCGGGGACGGACTTCCGCCAGGAACTCTGTTGCGGTGGTGCGAGATCCGTGATGCGGAAGCTTGAGGACATCCGCCCGCAACGGTATTCCGGAGCGGAGCAGGGCACGTTGACCCGATTCCTCCACGTCACCGGTCAGCAGTACGGTGCCCGTCGGGGTATCCGCCATCATCACCAGAGACTGATCGTTCGCGGAATCGTCCGCGTCGGCGGGATCGCGCGGCACCGGCAGTAGCGGCCCCAGCACCCGCAGCCGCAGCGTGCCCACCCTCATCTCGCGTCCGGGCTCGAGACGGACCAACGCGACACCGGTACGGGACGCGGCAGCCGACACGAACCGGAAGCCGCCTGCGGGCAACCTCGCCGGGCCGATCGCGATCGCACCGACGGTGCGGTCACCGAGAACCCCGTCCAGGCCGCCATAGTGGTCCGCGTGCAGATGCGTGACGATCATCAGCGGGATCTCCTCGATGCCGAGCCGGTCCAGGCACGCGTCCATCAGTCGCGGATCCGGCCCGGCATCGACGACCACGCCGCGTCCGTCGCCGGTAGCGAGGACCAGGCCGTCGCCCTGACCGACGTCGCATACGACGACGCTCCATCCGGCCGCCGGCCATCCCGGCGGATGGAGCCGCGTCGGCACCCACACCACCGCAACACCGACTCCGAGCGCCAGCATCATTCGCCTCGACCACTGGTAGCGCAGTCCCACTCCCCCCACCAACAGGACGGCCGCGACGACGAGGGCACCTACCAGCCCAGGCGCCACCGCGAAGGTCGCGCCAGGGAAGGACGCGGCCCGGTCCGCCACCTCGAGGAGCCACCACAGCGGTGGGCCCGCGACCCGGACGAGGAGGGTTGCGGCCGGGAGCCACACAGCTGCGAACAGTGCCGTCACCGCCCCGATCACCGTGAGCGGCGCGACGACCGGCGCGACGAGGATGTTCGCGACGATCGACACGAGGCTCACGGCCCCCGACATCGCGGCGACCACTGGCGCTGTCACC
Protein-coding sequences here:
- the holA gene encoding DNA polymerase III subunit delta, whose product is MSTSSRPEPLHLVLGDEELLVERAVASVVGAVRAAAGSASEDVPVSRLRAGDASAPELAELLSPSLFAEDRVVVLEAAAEAGKDAVTLVQDAAADLPEGVVLVVLHSGAGRAKAMAGVLQKCGATVHQCAKLKSGDRVDFVRGEFRAAGVRVSPEVLQVVVEAVGSDLRELAAACSQLVADTGGKIDTAAVQRYYSGKAEVSGFDVADKAVAGDRRGAMEALRWAMHRGVAHVLLADALADAVHTIARVGSAGRGDPFRMASDLGLPPWKIKKAQGQARGWDPVSIGEALQVVAKLNADVKGQAADADYAVEWAVQRVVELHGSN
- a CDS encoding aquaporin; translation: MSTAQEVAEKEPISDLKKYLAEGIGTFVLVFAAVGTAVFSGSGVGQLGIALAFGLTLMFLVYSIGPISGCHVNPAVTLGHFILGRISAVKAGIYVAVQVIGGLAAGLAVYAIAQSLPSYNRTENGLAANGWGAHSPSAESGPLGRLVESGYGIGAAMTVEILLTALLVFVVLASTDQLSDVPLAGVSIGFTLAVIHLISIPIDNTSVNPARSIAVAPYQPGAMGQLWLFIVFPLIGGALGAVVYRALFGRYNRLND
- the rpsT gene encoding 30S ribosomal protein S20, which translates into the protein MANIKSQVKRIRTNERNRLRNQSVKSSLRTAIRSFREAAAAGDKDKANELLVSTSRKLDKAASKGVIHSNQAANKKSALAQVANSL
- a CDS encoding type II toxin-antitoxin system PemK/MazF family toxin is translated as MASTWGRIGRKLGSYAVEQGTELLRQLQKTEPVKRATEAITGPPHPTVPAGRPVTRNSSPTAHRARRVEYSPSLDGQADPGEVVWTWVAFEDDPAQGKDRPVLVVGRDGPTLLGLMLSSNSERDEDRNWLALGKGPWDTGNRPSWIRLDRILDVPEAGIRREGAILERARFDAVATRLRADYSWT